Proteins from one Impatiens glandulifera chromosome 2, dImpGla2.1, whole genome shotgun sequence genomic window:
- the LOC124925763 gene encoding cytochrome c-type biogenesis protein CcmE homolog, mitochondrial, which produces MGFRLCSRIAFSRLLQHQPTTLFTANRSPSLIASLRSQPNIFAHVRSNPGDLPLGLRFFSTGRRQPTKSGKIDIGARARQMQNRRLWTYALTFSSIAGFIVIVLNQFQDQMIFYVTPSDALEKYNSNPSKNKFRLGGLVLEGSVAQSTSSPDMEFVITDLITDILVRYRGSLPDLFREGHSVVAEGFVKPITDEIKKDVTVKNVSEKARKLECYFSAIEVLAKHDEKYMPKEVAEAIERNKKKIAAGETGENGEEKDDKK; this is translated from the coding sequence ATGGGCTTCCGCCTTTGCTCCCGAATCGCTTTCTCTCGTCTTCTCCAGCACCAGCCCACCACACTCTTCACCGCCAACAGATCTCCGTCCCTAATCGCTTCCTTACGATCCCAACCCAATATCTTCGCTCATGTTCGGTCAAATCCCGGAGACCTACCTCTCGGTCTCCGGTTCTTCTCCACCGGCAGGCGCCAACCTACGAAATCAGGAAAAATCGACATCGGAGCTCGCGCGCGTCAGATGCAAAATCGACGGCTTTGGACATACGCACTTACCTTCAGTAGTATTGCCGGCTTCATCGTCATTGTTCTAAATCAATTTCAAGATCAGATGATCTTTTATGTTACACCAAGTGATGCTCTTGAAAAGTATAATTCGAATCCTTCTAAGAACAAATTCCGACTTGGTGGGTTGGTTCTCGAAGGTAGCGTTGCCCAATCGACTTCTTCCCCTGATATGGAATTTGTGATCACGGATTTAATCACCGATATATTAGTCCGATATCGTGGCTCTTTACCAGATCTATTCAGAGAGGGGCATTCAGTTGTAGCTGAAGGGTTTGTGAAACCAATTACAGATGAGATTAAGAAAGATGTTACAGTAAAGAACGTTTCGGAAAAGGCGAGGAAGCTAGAATGTTATTTTTCAGCTATTGAAGTGTTGGCTAAGCATGATGAGAAATATATGCCTAAGGAGGTTGCGGAGGCGATTGaaaggaacaagaagaagattGCGGCTGGCGAGACTGGGGAGAATGGGGAGGAGAAAGATGACAAGAAATAG
- the LOC124926472 gene encoding ADP,ATP carrier protein, mitochondrial-like: MADQHPSVAQMVAGRLNLGSNAQMRGLNQPALYQRRYSYGNYSSGAFQSQDLSLITGNASPVFVQAPSEKGLAGFAIDFLMGGVSAAVSKTAAAPIERVKLLIQNQDEMIKSGRLSEPYKGIGDCFKRTMADEGMVALWRGNTANVIRYFPTQALNFAFKDYFKSLFNFKKDRDGYWKWFAGNLASGGAAGASSLLFVYSLDYARTRLANDSKAAKKGGERQFNGLVDVYKKTLATDGVAGLYRGFNISCVGIIVYRGLYFGMYDSLKPVLLTGSLQDSFFASFGLGWLITNGAGLASYPIDTVRRRMMMTSGEAVKYKSSFDAFSQILKNEGAKSLFKGAGANILRAVAGAGVLAGYDQLQMLVLGKKYGSGGA, encoded by the exons ATGGCTGATCAACACCCAAGTGTAGCTCAGATGGTGGCCGGTAGGCTAAACCTTGGTTCCAATGCTCAAATGAGGGGACTTAACCAACCCGCTCTTTACCAGAGGCGATACTCTTATGGAAATTACTCTAGCGGAGCTTTCCAGTCTCAAGATCTGTCTTTGATTACTGGAAATGCTTCCCCTGTTTTCGTGCAAGCTCCTTCTGAGAAAGGTCTAGCAGGATTTGCCATTGATTTTCTCATGGGTGGAGTTTCAGCTGCTGTGTCAAAGACTGCTGCAGCTCCTATTGAGCGTGTTAAGCTTTTGATTCAGAACCAAGATGAGATGATTAAATCTGGTCGTCTTTCTGAGCCCTACAAGGGAATTGGTGACTGCTTCAAGAGGACAATGGCAGATGAAGGTATGGTTGCATTGTGGAGAGGAAACACTGCTAATGTCATCCGTTATTTCCCCACCCAG GCCTTGAACTTTGCATTTAAGGACTACTTTAAGAGTCTCTTTAACTTCAAGAAGGACCGTGATGGTTACTGGAAGTGGTTTGCTGGAAACCTTGCATCTGGTGGTGCAGCTGGTGCATCATCACTTCTGTTTGTCTACTCCTTGGATTATGCCAGGACCCGTCTTGCAAATGATTCAAAGGCAGCAAAGAAAGGAGGAGAGAGGCAATTCAACGGTCTGGTCGATGTCTACAAGAAGACCCTCGCAACTGATGGTGTTGCTGGACTTTACCGTGGATTCAACATCTCATGTGTTGGAATCATTGTTTACCGTGGGTTGTACTTTGGAATGTACGACTCTCTGAAGCCAGTTCTCTTAACTGGAAGCTTGCAG GATAGTTTCTTTGCTAGCTTTGGTCTTGGTTGGTTGATCACAAACGGAGCTGGTCTTGCCTCCTACCCAATTGACACTGtgagaagaagaatgatgatgacATCTGGTGAAGCCGTCAAGTACAAGAGCTCATTCGACGCCTTCTCTCAAATCCTGAAAAACGAGGGTGCCAAATCTCTGTTCAAGGGTGCTGGTGCAAACATCCTTCGTGCTGTTGCAGGTGCTGGTGTGCTTGCAGGTTACGATCAGCTTCAGATGCTTGTTTTGGGAAAGAAGTATGGTTCAGGCGGTGCTTAA
- the LOC124925243 gene encoding extensin-2-like, with product MGSFMKLGHLSLFIFSIYLISGCFADPYYYSSPPPPPSYTYSSPPPPPYKAEEKKYTPYIYSSPPPPPYKAEEKYTPYKYSSPPPPTYKTPENKYTPYTYASPPPPTYKTPKNKYTPYTYASPPPPTYKTPEKKYTPYTYAPPPPPTYKTPEKKYTPYTYSSPPPPTYKTPEKKYTPYTYSSPPPPTYKTPEKKYTPYTYSSPPPPTYKTPEKKYTPYTYSSPPPPTYKTPEKKYTPYTYSSPPPPTYKTPEKKYTPYTYSSPPPPTYKTPEKKYTPYTYSSPPPPTYKTPEKKYTPYTYSSPPPPTYKTPEKKYTPYTYSSPPPPTYKTPEKKYTPYTYSSPPPPTYKTPEKKYTPYTYSSPPPPTYKTPEKKYTPYTYSSPPPPPTYKIEEKKHTPAYYSSPPPYY from the coding sequence ATGGGGAGTTTTATGAAGTTGGGACATTTATCTCTTTTCATCTTTTCTATTTACTTAATTTCGGGATGTTTTGCTGATCCATATTATTACTCTTCTCCTCCCCCACCACCATCGTACACTTATTCTTCTCCACCCCCACCACCTTACAAAGCTGAAGAGAAAAAGTATACTCCGTACATATATTCATCTCCGCCGCCACCACCTTATAAGGCTGAAGAGAAATATACTCCATACAAATATtcatctccaccaccaccaacTTACAAAACTCCGGAAAACAAATATACTCCTTACACATATgcatctccaccaccaccaacTTACAAAACTCCAAAGAATAAATATACTCCTTACACATACGCATCTCCACCACCACCCACTTACAAAACACCGGAGAAAAAATATACTCCTTACACGTATGCACCACCACCACCGCCAACTTACAAAACTCCAGAGAAGAAATATACTCCTTACACATATTCGTCGCCACCACCGCCAACTTACAAAACTCCAGAGAAGAAATATACTCCTTACACATATTCGTCACCACCACCGCCAACTTACAAAACTCCAGAGAAGAAATATACTCCTTACACATATTCGTCACCACCACCGCCAACTTACAAAACTCCAGAGAAGAAATATACTCCTTACACATATTCGTCACCACCACCGCCAACTTATAAAACTCCAGAGAAGAAATATACTCCTTACACATATTCGTCTCCACCACCGCCAACTTATAAAACTCCAGAGAAGAAATATACTCCTTACACATATTCGTCGCCACCACCGCCAACTTACAAAACTCCAGAGAAGAAATATACTCCTTACACATATTCGTCACCACCACCGCCAACTTACAAAACTCCAGAGAAGAAATATACTCCTTACACATATTCGTCACCACCACCGCCAACTTACAAAACTCCAGAGAAGAAATATACTCCTTACACATATTCGTCGCCACCACCGCCAACTTACAAAACTCCAGAGAAGAAATATACTCCTTACACATATTCGTCACCACCACCGCCCACTTACAAAACTCCAGAGAAGAAATATACTCCTTACACATATTCGTCACCACCACCGCCCACTTACAAAACTCCAGAGAAGAAATATACTCCTTACACATATTCGTCACCACCACCGCCGCCCACTTACAAAATTGAAGAGAAAAAACACACTCCTGCATACTATTCATCACCTCCACCTTACTACTAA
- the LOC124926471 gene encoding copper-transporting ATPase HMA4-like: MEVNEENDMKEPLLQPSDSVAISISQPHDGDVETKIIMFKIRGVECASCSVSIESAVEKLDGVLIVMVSPIEGQAVVKYVPEIISAVRIKEAVEDAGFEVDEFPDKDIIVCRLRIKGMACTSCSESIERVLQMVSGVKKAVVGFALEEAKIHFDPNMTSTNRIIAAIEDAGFGADLISSESDANKVYLKIEGTSSPEDLTVIESSLESLEGVSHVEVNLKEYKVSVSYDPDLTGPRSLIQHVYEVGKGSYYANLYVPPKGKDTERRHEIQIYRNQFFWSCMFSVPVFIFSMVLPMLPPYGNWLDYKIWNMLNIGMLLRWILCTPVQFIIGRRFYMGSYYALRRKSANMDVLVALGTNAAYFYSVYVILKMIISNTFEGQDLFETSSMLISFILLGKYLEVVAKGRTSDALAKLIELAPDTAYLLSMDSDGNVISEIEISTQLLQRNDVIKIVPGAKVPVDGVVKDGKSYVNESMITGEARPIAKRPGDKVIGGTVNENGCLLVIATHVGQETALSQIVQLVESAQLAKAPVQKLADQISKFFVPVVVLVAFITWLGWFIPGQANIYPNKWIPKDMNAFEFALQFGISVLVVACPCALGLATPTAVMVATGKGASQGVLIKGGIALEKAHKVRTVVFDKTGTLTMGKPSVVSAVLFSQFSVEEFQEITMAVEANSEHPIAKAIVTHVKKFMNKFNSKSVHVKEVKEFEVYPGSGVRGKVGERRVLVGNKRLMATFNIPISPEVENHVSENEQLARTCVLVAIDANIAGAFSVTDPVKPEASRVISFLQSMGISTIMVTGDNWATAKAIASQVGIQNVIAETDPLGKANKIKDIQMEGTTVAMVGDGINDSPALVAADIGIAIGAGTDVAIEAADIVLIKNNLEDVVTAIDLSRKTMTRIRMNYVWALGYNVLGLPIAAGVLFPFLGIRLPPWLAGACMAASSISVVCSSLMLQLYKKPLNV, encoded by the exons ATGGAAGTGAATGAGGAGAATGATATGAAAGAACCACTTTTACAGCCTTCTGATAGTGTGGCAATCTCTATTTCTCAGCCCCATGATGGAGATGTGGAAACAAAGATAATCATGTTTAAAATTAGAGGCGTAGAGTGTGCTTCTTGTTCGGTTTCCATTGAATCTGCAGTTGAAAAACTTGATGGTGTACTAATTGTGATGGTCTCACCGATTGAAGGACAGGCTGTGGTTAAATATGTGCCAGAAATCATCTCG GCTGTAAGAATTAAAGAAGCAGTTGAAGACGCAGGTTTTGAAGTTGATGAGTTTCCAGATAAAGATATAATTGTGTGCCGGCTCAGGATTAAGGGGATGGCATGCACAAGCTGTTCAGAATCTATTGAAAGGGTTCTTCAAATGGTTAGTGGTGTTAAAAAGGCGGTTGTGGGTTTTGCTCTGGAAGAAGCAAAAATCCACTTTGATCCAAATATGACAAGCACAAACCGCATCATTGCAGCTATAGAAGATGCTGGATTTGGGGCTGATCTCATAAGCTCTGAAAGTGATGCGAACAAAGTGTACCTCAAGATTGAAGGAACAAGCTCTCCTGAAGATTTAACGGTAATAGAATCTTCCCTCGAGTCATTGGAAGGTGTAAGCCATGTCGAAGTCAACCTGAAAGAGTACAAGGTTTCTGTTAGTTATGACCCTGACTTAACTGGACCAAGGTCCCTTATTCAACATGTTTATGAAGTTGGCAAAGGGTCTTATTATGCTAATTTATATGTTCCACCAAAAGGGAAAGACACAGAGAGACGACATGAAATTCAGATATACAGAAACCAGTTCTTCTGGAGTTGCATGTTTTCTGTTCCTGTGTTTATATTCTCAATGGTTCTCCCAATGCTTCCTCCATATGGTAACTGGCTTGACTACAAGATTTGGAACATGCTAAATATTGGCATGCTCCTGAGATGGATCCTTTGCACACCGGTGCAATTTATCATCGGTCGTAG GTTTTACATGGGATCTTATTATGCTTTAAGACGGAAATCTGCAAATATGGATGTGCTGGTTGCATTGGGAACTAATGCTGCATATTTCTACTCTGTATATGTCATTctaaaaatgataatttcaaaCACATTTGAGGGACAGGATTTGTTTGAAACCAGTTCCATGTTGATATCATTTATTCTACTGGGAAAATACTTGGAAGTTGTGGCTAAGGGGAGGACATCGGATGCTTTGGCTAAATTGATTGAACTCGCTCCTGACACTGCTTATCTTCTGTCAATGGATAGTGATGGAAATGTCATTTCAGAGATTGAAATTAGCACTCAATTACTTCAGAGGAATGACGTCATCAAGATTGTTCCAGGAGCAAAAGTTCCGGTTGATGGCGTGGTTAAGGACGGTAAAAGCTATGTAAACGAGAGTATGATCACTGGAGAAGCAAGACCAATAGCTAAAAGACCTGGTGACAAG GTTATTGGTGGTACTGTTAATGAGAACGGATGCTTACTAGTGATTGCCACACATGTTGGCCAAGAGACTGCATTATCTCAGATTGTTCAATTAGTTGAGTCTGCTCAGCTTGCCAAAGCACCTGTTCAAAAGCTAGCTGACCAGATATCCAAATTCTTTGTACCTGTG GTTGTTCTGGTAGCATTTATCACATGGCTGGGATGGTTTATCCCTGGACAGGCTAATATATACCCTAACAAATGGATACCAAAAGATATGAATGCTTTTGAATTTGCCCTCCAGTTTGGGATTTCTGTGCTGGTGGTAGCTTGTCCATGTGCTTTGGGACTTGCAACTCCTACAGCAGTCATGGTAGCCACAGGTAAGGGCGCTTCACAAGGTGTGCTTATAAAAGGTGGAATCGCTCTTGAAAAGGCTCACAAG GTAAGAACAGTGGTCTTTGATAAAACTGGAACCTTAACAATGGGGAAACCATCTGTAGTAAGTGCAGTTCTGTTTTCCCAATTTTCAGTGGAGGAGTTTCAAGAAATCACTATGGCTGTTGAG GCTAACAGCGAGCACCCAATAGCGAAAGCAATTGTTACACATGTGAAGAAATTCATGAACAAATTTAATTCTAAATCTGTACATGTTAAAGAGGTAAAGGAATTTGAAGTTTATCCTGGATCTGGCGTGAGAGGAAAAGTTGGAGAAAGGAGGGTATTGGTTGGAAACAAAAGACTCATGGCTACTTTTAATATCCCTATCAGTCCTGAGGTTGAGAACCATGTCTCAGAAAACGAGCAACTGGCTCGTACTTGTGTACTTGTTGCTATCGATGCAAACATTGCTGGTGCTTTCTCAGTGACTGATCCTGTGAAACCTGAAGCTTCACGGGTTATATCTTTCCTACAGTCTATGGGCATTTCCACTATTATGGTAACAGGTGATAATTGGGCAACAGCAAAAGCTATAGCCTCACAGGTTGGAATCCAGAATGTGATTGCTGAGACTGATCCTCTAGGGAAAGCAAACAAGATAAAGGATATACAG ATGGAAGGCACAACCGTAGCAATGGTGGGAGACGGTATAAATGACTCACCAGCCTTAGTAGCAGCTGATATTGGAATAGCCATTGGTGCAGGAACCGACGTAGCTATAGAGGCAGCCGACATTGTCCTCATCAAGAACAACTTAGAAGATGTGGTAACTGCCATTGATCTCTCTCGAAAGACAATGACACGTATTCGGATGAACTACGTATGGGCCCTAGGTTACAATGTACTTGGTTTGCCAATTGCGGCTGGAGTCTTATTCCCATTCTTGGGGATCCGCTTGCCACCTTGGCTTGCCGGTGCATGCATGGCTGCATCATCTATTAGCGTGGTCTGTTCTTCCCTTATGTTGCAACTCTATAAGAAGCCATTGAATGTTTGA